The Colletes latitarsis isolate SP2378_abdomen chromosome 14, iyColLati1, whole genome shotgun sequence genome has a segment encoding these proteins:
- the Vha44 gene encoding V-type proton ATPase subunit Vha44 isoform X1 yields MHYEIFKMPDYWLISAPGDETCQQTWDTVNNLTFRQHSLSVNYKFPIPDLKVGTLDQLVGLSDDLGKLDMYVEQITRKVATYLGEVLEDKKDKLHENLMANNSQTSMDGESSSPEGGPDTPPNTPVTPSHKTSKEHHKQWKESEKCEPEPAACLGQHHHQRHHHHHKHHHSHKHHNHSSDFDKKSSHSPQGLCDARSSNDPLSVYSCYHAHWCAASTSSTPIPSPTPTSPSHSLSSNCSSEGETRWQSSTRHRSIEKAERSTSNRKSVSNDDDDDDDEDDADRNSDQDQDQDHSGNLPNPGDLPSYITRFQWDLAKYPIKQSLRNIAEIICKQVSQIDDDLKTKSTTYNNLKGSLQNLEKKQTGSLLTRSLVDLVKKEHFILDSEYLTTLLVIVPRDSFHEWQNNYERLTPMIVPRSTQLIFEDAYHGLFTVTLFKKVIEEFKVQAREKKYIVRDFTYNEEEMAAGKNEITKLVTDKKKQFGPLVRWLKVNFSECFCAWIHVKALRVFVESVLRYGLPVNFQAILLHPHKNCTRRLRTVLNQLYAHLDSSASTTGQGNQDSMDDMPGLTFGQSDYFPYVYYKINIDMVNQQVNH; encoded by the exons ATGCACTACGAAATATTCAAAATGCCAGACTATTGGTTAATATCTGCACCGGGAGATGAGACATGTCAGCAGACATGGGATACTGTGAACAACTTGACCTTCAGGCAACATTCTTTATCAGTCAATTACAAATTCCCCATCCCAGATCTAAAAGTTGGAACCTTGGATCAACTAGTTGGTCTGTCGGATGACCTTGGAAAACTTGATATGTACGTTGAGCAGATAACCCGCAAGGTTGCAACATATTTGGGGGAAGTCTTAGAAGATAAAAAGGACAAGCTTCATGAAAATCTTATGGCCAACAATA GTCAAACGTCAATGGATGGGGAGAGCTCGAGCCCCGAAGGGGGTCCGGACACCCCGCCAAACACCCCCGTCACTCCATCACACAAGACTTCAAAGGAGCACCACAAGCAATGGAAGGAATCGGAGAAATGCGAACCAGAACCGGCCGCCTGTTTAGGTCAGCATCATCATCAGCGTCACCATCACCATCACAAGCATCATCATAGTCATAAACATCATAATCATTCTTCTGATTTCGACAAGAAATCGTCACACAGTCCTCAAGGCCTCTGCGATGCCCGATCATCGAACGATCCCTTATCGGTATATTCATGCTACCACGCGCATTGGTGCGCCGCTTCAACCTCTTCCACGCCTATTCCCAGTCCTACCCCAACGAGTCCTAGCCATTCCCTTTCATCAAACTGTAGCAGCGAAGGAGAGACTAGATGGCAGTCGTCGACGCGTCATCGGAGTATCGAGAAAGCGGAACGTTCTACCAGCAATCGCAAATCAGTcagcaacgacgacgacgacgacgacgacgaagacGATGCGGATCGAAACAGCGACCAAGACCAAGACCAAGACCATAGTGGCAATTTGCCCAATCCAG GTGATCTACCATCATATATAACTCGATTCCAGTGGGATCTAGCAAAATATCCTATCAAACAATCCCTAAGAAATATTGCCGAGATTATCTGTAAACAAGTGAGCCAGATCGATGATGACCTTAAAACTAAATCTACGACATATAATAATTTGAAGGGCAGTTTACAAAATCTTGAAAAGAAACAAAC TGGAAGTTTATTAACAAGAAGTTTGGTAGACTTGGTGAAGAAGGAACACTTCATCTTGGATAGCGAATATTTAACTACGTTACTTGTTATTGTGCCAAG GGATAGCTTCCACGAGTGGCAGAATAATTACGAAAGATTAACACCGATGATTGTGCCACGTAGTACACAACTTATTTTCGAGGATGCTTACCATGGTTTATTTACTGTTACCCTGTTCAAGAAAGTTATCGAAGAATTTAAAGTACAAGCTCGCGAGAAAAAGTACATAGTTCGTGATTTTACATACAACGAAGAAGAAATGGCAGCag GGAAAAATGAGATTACAAAACTGGTAACTGATAAAAAGAAACAATTTGGACCTCTTGTGCGTTGGCTGAAGGTCAATTTCAGTGAATGTTTCTGTGCATGGATTCACGTGAAAGCTTTGCGAGTATTTGTGGAATCTGTTCTAAG GTACGGCTTACCTGTCAATTTTCAAGCAATCCTATTGCATCCacataaaaattgtacaagACGATTACGTACTGTTCTCAATCAGCTTTATGCTCATCTAGATTCCTCTGCTTCTACAACTGGGCAAGGAAATCAAGAT AGCATGGATGATATGCCAGGATTAACTTTCGGCCAAAGCGATTATTTTCCTTATGTGTATTATAAAATCAACATAGACATGGTCAACCAGCAGGTTAATCATTAA
- the Vha44 gene encoding V-type proton ATPase subunit Vha44 isoform X2, translated as MHYEIFKMPDYWLISAPGDETCQQTWDTVNNLTFRQHSLSVNYKFPIPDLKVGTLDQLVGLSDDLGKLDMYVEQITRKVATYLGEVLEDKKDKLHENLMANNSDLPSYITRFQWDLAKYPIKQSLRNIAEIICKQVSQIDDDLKTKSTTYNNLKGSLQNLEKKQTGSLLTRSLVDLVKKEHFILDSEYLTTLLVIVPRDSFHEWQNNYERLTPMIVPRSTQLIFEDAYHGLFTVTLFKKVIEEFKVQAREKKYIVRDFTYNEEEMAAGKNEITKLVTDKKKQFGPLVRWLKVNFSECFCAWIHVKALRVFVESVLRYGLPVNFQAILLHPHKNCTRRLRTVLNQLYAHLDSSASTTGQGNQDSMDDMPGLTFGQSDYFPYVYYKINIDMVNQQVNH; from the exons ATGCACTACGAAATATTCAAAATGCCAGACTATTGGTTAATATCTGCACCGGGAGATGAGACATGTCAGCAGACATGGGATACTGTGAACAACTTGACCTTCAGGCAACATTCTTTATCAGTCAATTACAAATTCCCCATCCCAGATCTAAAAGTTGGAACCTTGGATCAACTAGTTGGTCTGTCGGATGACCTTGGAAAACTTGATATGTACGTTGAGCAGATAACCCGCAAGGTTGCAACATATTTGGGGGAAGTCTTAGAAGATAAAAAGGACAAGCTTCATGAAAATCTTATGGCCAACAATA GTGATCTACCATCATATATAACTCGATTCCAGTGGGATCTAGCAAAATATCCTATCAAACAATCCCTAAGAAATATTGCCGAGATTATCTGTAAACAAGTGAGCCAGATCGATGATGACCTTAAAACTAAATCTACGACATATAATAATTTGAAGGGCAGTTTACAAAATCTTGAAAAGAAACAAAC TGGAAGTTTATTAACAAGAAGTTTGGTAGACTTGGTGAAGAAGGAACACTTCATCTTGGATAGCGAATATTTAACTACGTTACTTGTTATTGTGCCAAG GGATAGCTTCCACGAGTGGCAGAATAATTACGAAAGATTAACACCGATGATTGTGCCACGTAGTACACAACTTATTTTCGAGGATGCTTACCATGGTTTATTTACTGTTACCCTGTTCAAGAAAGTTATCGAAGAATTTAAAGTACAAGCTCGCGAGAAAAAGTACATAGTTCGTGATTTTACATACAACGAAGAAGAAATGGCAGCag GGAAAAATGAGATTACAAAACTGGTAACTGATAAAAAGAAACAATTTGGACCTCTTGTGCGTTGGCTGAAGGTCAATTTCAGTGAATGTTTCTGTGCATGGATTCACGTGAAAGCTTTGCGAGTATTTGTGGAATCTGTTCTAAG GTACGGCTTACCTGTCAATTTTCAAGCAATCCTATTGCATCCacataaaaattgtacaagACGATTACGTACTGTTCTCAATCAGCTTTATGCTCATCTAGATTCCTCTGCTTCTACAACTGGGCAAGGAAATCAAGAT AGCATGGATGATATGCCAGGATTAACTTTCGGCCAAAGCGATTATTTTCCTTATGTGTATTATAAAATCAACATAGACATGGTCAACCAGCAGGTTAATCATTAA
- the LOC143350155 gene encoding replication termination factor 2, with amino-acid sequence MGCDGGTIPRRDELVRVKKKPEQKDKEAELAFKWRHCTIKQLPLQPPVVGCALGRLYSKESVLEGLLDRSTLPESAQHIKNLKDVKNLNLTPNPAFDSNKAEKGDCYADGGKSPYICPVIGLEMNGKYKFCFLWSCGCVMSERALKVIKSTMCHQCQQSFTETDIIIINAEGDDLKKMEENMPIRKVAQKKSKKQKHSEDIQTQDVKQDETPKKKIKKEEKTATFKSNSNRSEAEDPAYKKVKENYSVAKDPKASEVFKSIFTTHKSAAEQDRAHWITYNPFYN; translated from the exons atGGGTTGTGATGGTGGAACTATTCCTCGTAGAGATGAGCTTGTCAGAGTTAAAAAGAAACCAGAACAG AAAGATAAAGAGGCAGAGCTAGCATTTAAATGGAGACATTGCACAATAAAACAATTACCACTACAGCCACCAGTAGTTGGTTGTGCTTTGGGTCGTCTGTATAGCAAAGAATCTGTATTGGAAGGTCTACTTGATCGAAGTACACTCCCGGAATCAGCACAACATATCAAGAACTTGAAAGATGTAAAAAATCTAAATTTAACACCAAACCCAGCATTTGACAGTAATAAAGCAGAAAAAGGAGACTGTTATGCAGATGGAGGCAAAAGTCCATACATTTGCCCAGTTATTGGATTAGAGATGAATGGCAAATATAAATTTTGCTTTTTATGGTCATGTGGTTGTGTGATGAGCGAACGTGCGCTTAAAGTAATCAAAAGTACA ATGTGTCATCAATGTCAACAATCCTTCACAGAGacagatattattattataaatgcaGAAGGTGATGATCTTAAAAAAATGGAAGAAAATATGCCAATTCGCAAGGTTGCTCAGAAAAAATCAAAGAAACAAAAACATAGCGAAGATATACAAACACAAGATGTTAAACAAGATGAGACACCaaagaagaaaattaaaaaggagGAAAAAACTGCTACTTTTAAAAGTAATAGTAATAGAAGCGAAGCTGAAGATCCAGCATACAAAAAAGTTAAAGAGAACTACAGCGTTGCTAAAGATCCCAAAGCATCTGAAGTCTTTAAAAGTATTTTTACTACCCATAAATCTGCGGCGGAACAGGATAGGGCACACTGGATTACATACAATCCATTTTACAACTGA
- the S1p gene encoding membrane-bound transcription factor site-1 protease has product MKPHTCWLYVSLLLVLGIGIKLSHNQVNCSVNSNNFINFEPSKTTKLSCHGNGPEQIKVHFASRIIENEYIVAFKGYYKPCTRENYIRAALNSSGIHNWKILFRDNLASNFPSDFDVVLLEETDKHNGLDALTDHPLIRRVTPQRLVQRSLKFVNASEDADFPEYKNFKRKINNYNNQFWQSTNRHTSRRLLRAIPRQITSILQADALWGMGVTGNGVKVAIFDTGLAASHPHFKKIKERSNWTNEKTLEDGLGHGTFVAGVIASSCIDCLGFAPDAELHIFRVFTNTQVSYTSWFLDAFNYAILTKVTVLNLSIGGPDFMDHPFVDKVWELTANGVIMISAIGNDGPLYGTLNNPADQMDVIGVGGINWEDQIAKFSSRGMTTWELPSGYGRVKPDLVTYGSGVRGSALQTGCRTLSGTSVASPVVAGAVALLASGFIQTDGSQTVKQRVTPASMKQALLGSARRLPGVGMFEQGAGKLDLLRAFHFLRSYTPIATLSPSYIDLTECQYMWPYCTQAVYHTGMPTIVNITIINGLGVSGHVADLLWHPYTGNGNGERIDVSITHSDVLWPWSGWLAVAITVPSSARDWQGIAQGYIAVTIESPPSDGEEKPRQSKIELPLKAKVIPTPPRHKRILWDQYHNLRYPPGYFPRDDLRAKNDPLDWNGDHIHTNFKDMYQHLRNAGYYLEVLGSPFTCFNARNYGTLLIVDTEEEYFPEEVAKLKRDVEEEGLSVIVFADWYNVTVMRKVKFYDENTRQWWIPDTGGANVPALNDLLYPNWGIAFGDQVRNGQFTLGQHPSVTFASGTTITRFPKDGIILYVELYDQGQELLLESESRSTMSVPILGLFQTSGYKSIKKMYNDNLDNNAVTDKENLEKHNLKDQINIVPGRIVVYGDSNCIDDSHLQKPCFWMLDAILEYTTTGHVATVFTDESQTKAKVLEKLHILDNSELPQRMEGSHLRRHSKVLLPENTNTGHIRPLPSCPTITLAIPRPLNESVPINLYKPQKLLSVRDTIVAVNPALQDASPLWLRRRVGGANIPTLHHAEQNNIDELDQTDENNSEIFTSKWSYVAGIIIVGVIVLYLLNQWNCLISKRHSRRKRTVGRLRRVIQTISVRKVPQM; this is encoded by the exons ATGAAGCCACATACATGCTGGCTATATGTCTCTTTATTGTTAGTGCTTGGTATTGGAATTAAATTGTCACACAATCAAGTAAATTGTTCAGTCAATAGCAACAATTTTATAAACTTTGAACCTTCTAAAACTACCAAATTATCGTGTCATGGCAATGGTCCAGAACAAATAAAAGTTCACTTTGCCAGCAGAATCATTGAGAATGAATACATTGTTGCATTTAAGGGTTATTATAAACCATGTACACGCGAAAACTATATAAGGGCTGCATTGAATTCATCCGGCATTCATAATTGGAAGATTTTATTTCGTGATAATTTGGCCAGCAATTTTCCTAGCGACTTTGATGTTGTTCTGTTGGAAGAAACGGATAAACATAATGGCCTAGATGCTTTAACTGATCATCCTCTTATTAGAAGAGTAACCCCTCAAAGACTTGTGCAGAGGAGTTTGAAATTTGTCAATGCATCGGAAGATGCTGATTTTCcagaatataaaaattttaaaagaaaaattaacaaCTAT aacAACCAATTTTGGCAATCAACCAATCGTCATACATCCCGTAGATTATTAAGAGCCATACCAAGGCAAATAACAAGCATACTTCAAGCAGATGCTTTATGGGGAATGGGTGTTACTGGAAATGGTGTTAAG GTAGCAATATTTGATACTGGGCTAGCAGCTAGTCACccacattttaaaaaaattaaagaacGTTCGAATTGGACAAATGAAAAGACATTAGAAGATGGATTGGGTCATGGAACATTTGTAGCTGGAGTTATTGCATCATCTTGTATAGATTGTCTTGGTTTTGCACCAGATGCTGAACTTCATATTTTTCGTGTTTTCACTAATACTCAG GTATCATACACTTCATGGTTCTTAGATGCATTCAATTATGCTATTCTTACGAAAGTTACAGTACTAAATCTTAGTATTGGAGGGCCGGATTTTATGGATCATCCATTTGTTGATAAAGTATGGGAACTAACGGCGAACGGTGTGATTATGATCTCCGCGATTGGTAACGACGGACCTTTGTATGG tACTTTAAATAACCCCGCGGATCAAATGGATGTCATTGGAGTAGGTGGAATTAATTGGGAGGATCAAATAGCAAAATTTTCATCGAGAGGTATGACAACATGGGAGTTGCCATCTGGATATGGGAGAGTGAAACCCGATTTGGTTACCTATGGATCAGGTGTACGAGGATCAGCATTGCAAACAGGTTGCAGAACATTGTCTGGAACTTCTGTTGCTAGCCCTGTTGTTGCTGGAGCTGTAGCACTTTTAGCCAGCGGCTTTATACAAACAGATGGATCTCAAACAGTTAAACAACGA GTAACTCCAGCAAGCATGAAACAAGCATTACTTGGCTCGGCGCGTCGCTTACCCGGAGTTGGAATGTTTGAACAAGGGGCGGGAAAATTAGACTTGTTACGAGCATTTCATTTTCTTCGTTCATATACACCGATTGCTACACTGAGCCCGAG CTATATAGACCTAACTGAATGCCAGTATATGTGGCCATACTGTACACAAGCTGTGTATCATACTGGTATGcctacaattgtaaatataaCTATAATAAATGGTTTGGGAGTATCTGGACATGTAGCGGATCTTTTATGGCATCCTTATACCGGTAATGGAAATGGTGAACGAATCGATGTATCGATAACTCATAGCGATGTTCTCTGGCCATGGTCTGGGTGGTTAGCAGTTGCAATAACAGTTCCGTCGTCTGCTCGTGACTGGCAAGGCATAGCACAAG GATATATAGCTGTTACAATTGAATCACCACCAAGCGATGGAGAAGAAAAACCAAGACAATCGAAAATCGAATTACCGTTAAAGGCAAAGGTTATTCCCACGCCGCCCCGTCA CAAACGCATTCTATGGGATCAATATCATAATCTACGCTATCCTCCGGGATATTTCCCTAGAGATGATTTACGTGCAAAAAATGATCCCCTCGATTGGAATGGAGACCACATCCACACTAACTTCAAAGATATGTATCAGCATTTACGTAATGCTGGTTATTATTTAGAAGTACTCGGTTCGCCGTTCACTTGTTTCAATGCCAGAAACTATGGTACTTTGCTTATTGTGGACACAGAAGAAGAATATTTTCCTGAAGAG GTCGCTAAATTAAAACGAGACGTAGAAGAGGAAGGTCTCTCTGTAATTGTATTTGCAGATTGGTATAATGTTACTGTTATGAGGAAAGTAAAGTTTTATGATGAAAATACTCGACAGTGGTGGATTCCAGATACAGGGGGAGCAAACGTACCAGCCTTAAACGATCTTTTGTATCCTAACTGGGGAATAGCATTTGGAGATCAAGTACGAAATGGCCAATTTACTCTTGGTCAGCATCCATCTGTAACTTTTGCTTCTGGTACTACGATCACGCG GTTCCCGAAAGATGGAATTATTCTTTACGTGGAATTATATGATCAAGGACAAGAGCTTTTACTCGAATCTGAATCGAGATCTACAATGTCTGTGCCAATTCTCGGACTTTTTCAAACAAGTGGCTATAAGagtattaaaaaaatgtataacGATAATCTGGACAACAATGCAGTAACGGATAAGGAAAACTTGGAAAAACATAATCTTAAAGATCAAATAAATATTGTACCAGGCAGAATTGTAGTATATGGGGATTCGAACTGCATCGACGATAGCCATTTACAAAAAC CTTGCTTTTGGATGCTTGATGCTATACTGGAGTATACGACGACAGGTCATGTTGCAACCGTTTTTACGGACGAAAGTCAGACTAAAGCAAAAGTTCTTGAGAAGCttcatattttagataatagtgAATTACCACAACGTATGGAAGGTAGTCATTTAAGGCGTCATAGTAAAGTATTATTACCTGAAAATACTAATACTGGCCACATTCGACCACTTCCATCTTGCCCTACTATTACTCTTGCTATTCCAAGACCTTTGAATGAATCTGTCCCTAT AAATCTTTATAAACCTCAAAAGTTGCTATCTGTAAGAGATACAATAGTCGCGGTAAATCCAGCTTTACAGGATGCAAGTCCTCTGTGGCTTAGAAGGCGAGTTGGCGGTGCGAACATTCCTACACTACATCATGCAGAGCAGAATAATATTGATGAGTTAGATCAAACCGACGAAAATAATAGTGAAATATTTACAAGTAAGTGGAGTTATGTGGCAGgaatcattattgtaggagttattgtCCTCTATTTATTAAATCAATGGAATTGCTTAATATCGAAAAGGCATTCTCGAAGAAAAAGAACAGTCGGTAGATTACGCAGAGTTATTCAAACAATTTCTGTGCGCAAAGTGCCTCAAATGTGA